Part of the Candidatus Poribacteria bacterium genome is shown below.
GTTTTGGAACGGATGCCCGAATTTCAGACACTTGCGGAGCTCCCTGAAAATCGGGAGTTGATGGATTTCAGCAAAGCGGTGGAAGGTATGAAACGGCACGTTTCCTGTCATGCCTCCGGAATCGCGATTTCAGACGGTCCGCTGACAAATTACGTTCCACTCTTCAAGGATAGACACGACCAAGTGGCAACGCAGTTTGAGGGTAAAGCCGTTGAAGATGTCGGCATCGTCAGACTTGATTCCCTCGGTTTACGGAGTCTTAGCGAGATACACGACTGTCTTCAGATGATTGAGACGAACCACGGTGTTAAGCTTAAACTGGAAGAGATTCCTTTTGACGATAGGGAAACCTACTCCCTCGTTAGCAACGGACTTATTGCCGGTTTATTCCAGTTGGAAGGCTCCGAGGGTATGCTTCGCGTTGTCACAGAACTCAAACCGGACAATTTTGAGGAGTTCTCCGCTATTCCGGCACTCTATCGTCCCGGACCGATAGAAAATGGAGATATGCAACAGTACATAGATCGGAAGAACAGATTGCAGTCCGTAGCGTATATACATCCTTCGCTTGAAGGTGTGCTTAAAAGCACTTATGGGGTCTGTATCTACCAAGAACAGGTGATGCAAATCGCACACGATATCGCAGGCTTTACGCTCGGTGAAGCGGATATCCTTCGCAATGCAATGGGGAAGAAAAACGAGGTATTGATTGCCGCGCAGCGTGAGAAATTCGTTGAGGGTGCGGTGAAAAAGACAAACCTCGCTAAAAGCGAGGCTGAAGAGGTGTTTGATTGGTTGGAGTCAGTTGGGTACTATGCCTTTAATAAGTCGCATACTGTCGCTTACTCAATGTTGGCGTACCTAAAAACGCATTATCCAAGTGAATTCATGGCGGCAGTGACAACCGGGGAGGCAGGCGATTCAACGAAAATTGCCCGCTACCGAGAAGAGTGTGCGAAACTCTCTGATTTCTTGGGTGTAGCAGTCAATGTGTAGCGTCCGTGCCCGTTATCTTGCCAGATCCCGCGCCTCTTTGAACTTGTCCTTAGCGAACTGTCCCCACTCCTTTCTTTTCTCGTTGCGGACTGTTGGGTCTTTCCAAGCACTAACTGCCATCTCCATCGCCTCTTCTTCAGTTATCGGCATCTTCGTTAAAGCTGCAATCGCAGCATCGCGCTTTGCTGGGTCTTTACACTTTCGGATTGCTTTCCACGCGTTGACGAGATCCTTATGAGAATCGATAATCAAAACGCCGAAGAGGCCATTGACAATATCCCATCGGGTGCTGCCTTTATCGGAGTTGTATAGAAACAGATTCCCTGCTGTACTGAATGGGTTTGGGACGATGCATCTTTCTCCCAATTCATCGTAGAGTGCTGGCAACACACTCGCTCGGTTTAAGCCACCCTTCCATTCGGGGCCCTCTGGATCGGTGTCGCGGAGCATCCAGAGTTTCTGAGCATCTTCCGATAAAACGAATTCAAGAAACTTTTGCGCGACGGGTAAGTTCGGCGCGCCTTTGAGAATTGCAATTGGATCGGCAGTGATAACCGTGCCATCGGCTGGAACAACATATTTGATCTTGTCTGACCCGACGATAGCAATTTGACCGTAGGCGTAAAAATCGATTGCAAGCCCGTAAATAGCTTGTCCAGCGACAACATCTGTCGGGATGGCGTTAGCACCAGCGGAGAAGCCGCGGACATTCGCGCCGATTTTCGTCAGGAGTGAGAAACCTTCTTCCCATCCAAGGGTTTGAAGTATAATTTCATAGACCATGTGTGCGGAACCGCTTTCTCTCGGATCCGCTGCGCCAATTCTACCGAGCAACGCCGAGTCTCCCAAATCCTGCCATCCCGAGGCTTTCGGGAGTTGTAGCATTTCACGCAGCTGCTCATTGTACATGATACCGAAACTGGATAACGCTGCGCCATACCACTGATGTTCGGCATCATAGAGCGGAATCCCTTGAAACGATTGGGTCATCTGCTCAAGTTGCGCTTCGGGTAGTTTGTAGGCGTGTAACCATCCATTATTTGACAGGCGGAGGTAGTTGTCCGTACCGCCACCGAAGAAAATGTCAATATTGATACCTTCGGGCACCCGTTTAAATTCCGATTCGATGAATCGGTAGTTAGAAGAGGTTCCTCCAACATCTCGCCAATCGGTTTTGACGGTTCTGCCGGTCTGTACCTCATACCATTGCTCGAAATTTTTGCCAAATTCTGCCTCAATGCCCTCTGGATGCGGGGAGATAATGATGAGTTCATCTTGGGCAAACAAGACAGCGGGCAGTGCCAGAAGACATAGCACAATTCCCCATGTTACAATATGCACGCTGCAACGTCTTAGGGATTTTTTTAAATAGGACATGTTTTTAATTCTCCTTCTTTTATCCGTGCGGGAATACTGAAGACTTACAATTATGGTGAAAATGTTGGTTGTTGGTCGAGGATATAATTAATCGGGTTCACCCATTTCTCTCTTTTCGCGTCATAAACTCCGTAGTGGAGATGCGAACCGGTGCTGCGTCCCGTGTTTCCGACGTAGCCGATAATATCGCCACGCACCACTTCGTGCTCGACTTTGAGACCATCGGCGTAACCTTCCAAATGCGCGTATAATGTTTTAAACTGGTCTCCTCCATGGGTGATCTCAACTGTTTTTCCGAAATAACCGTTACTTTCAATTTTTGAGACTGTTCCATCAGCGGCAGCGATAACAGGAACGCCAGCACGGGTTTTAATATCCAATCCTTGGTGGAATTCGCGCTTCTTCGTCAACGGGTGAATACGCCATCCATAGGGTGAAGAGTACCAATAACCGTATTTCTCCCCGTTCTCCTGTTGGAGTTTCACCGGTAGAATTGAAGGATACCCATCAATTTGTTTTTGGTGCGTGCTGGTATAGTCGTAGAGAGGCAGAATCTCTTCTCTCAGGACGCGAGGTGTTAGTGGTTTTAACATCTCGTTTTCATGGGCTGCGGCATCGGTAGTCGCTTCGGCGTTTTCCTGTTGGGCATCAGTTTGGTTCTCAGTTCCTTCGGATTCCCAAGGGGTACTGTCTCCGCCGCCTTGCCCAAGAATCCCCAAAGCCTCCTGAATCGTTTTTGCCATCTGGCGAATATCTTTCATCTCTTCATTAACATCAGCGAGTTCCGATTCGACCTGAAGTTTTGCCTGCATTAATTTATCATTTTCTTCCAGACTCGCTTGTAGTCTTTTTTCGGCACCAGTTTCATGGAACTTCTGGAAGAGCCCGTAGCCAATCCCGCTGATCCCTATTAATAATAAAACTAAAACAGTGAGGGCGAAAAGTAAGATGTGCCCTTTGCTGATTATATGTTGGCGAACTGAGTTTCCACGAGACGAGGTAAAAACGAGGATATTCATCCAATCAATCCTCCTTTATGATTAGGACGACTTACGCATTTCCTCTTAAAGCCCTCTGATAAGAGGGATTTAGGGGGTTAAAACACCAAAATACTCTCACTGTGAGGCATTTTTCAGCAAAATATACCCTTCTCATTTTCGCGGTGTGGCATTAGATTGTCTTACAACCGCGAGACGATTGCTGGCATTTTCCAAACAAGGATGATGATACCACCAAGCAAAATGAGATACCACACAACCAATGCTCGAATACGCGTTCTTTTGAAAATGCGAGGACGAGAGCGTTTCAACTTCATGAGTTCTTTCTCGTTTCTTTTTCTAAAACTTTGTTTGGGTGTTTCTTCATGCTCGCGATTTCTATACCTATCAACTTAGACGTGACAAAATAGTAATTGAAAAACGCGAAATTTGCATAAATTCTGAATACACATCCCCTTCTAAAAGATCTACTTGATATTAAACGCAATGTCTTCACCGCCGAGTTTTCCCTACGACTTTTTTCGTAACTCGGATACCAGAAATACGGTATTTGAGTACCTGATCCATATTAAATTCAAGGTCTTCATATTCAACTTTTTCGCCTTGCTGTGGCAATCGCCCGAGTAACATGAGCATAAAGCCACCAATGGTATCACACCGATCTGTGGGAATTTGGATATCTAACGCGGTATTGACTTCAGAAATTAACACGCGTGCATCAATGTGCCATTCGTTCCTGCTGAGCTGTTCAACGCGAGGCATATCGCGTTTCCGATTAGCTGCTATTTCGCCAATAACTTTTTCCAAAATATCCATTAATTCTACAATCCCGACGCAACTTCCATGCTCGTTAACCACAATTGCAGCGGGGATTTCGGATTGCCGCAGCTCGTTCAATAAAGCCAAGGCAGGTTTCAGTGTGGGTACATAACAAACCTCCCTTACAAATCGTGATAAGTTCTCGTCATTGTGCTCGCTTGTGAGGATTTCCATCGCATCAATTACTCCGAGCAAACAGTCAACGCGCTCATTATAAACAGGGATGTAACAGTAGTTGGAAGCGCGATAGTATTTCGAGATTTCAGAGCACGGCGATTCCACTGTTAGCGGAATTATCTCTGACAAGGGAATCATCACCTCCTGCACCGTCAATGTTTTCAAATCAAAAATTGCACGGAACAGTTGAACCTCGTCTTCGGAAAAGGTCTCGATGTTCTCCAGAAGTAATTGCACAAGTTGTCCGTGAGACGGTGTCGACTTACGTCTCGGTTTCCGGAAGAACCCCTTTTTTTCAGCAGCGATTTCCTGTTGCTCATAAACAACGAGGGCGTTAGATTGTGCCAGTTCTACTTTTGTTCCATCCTGCTTGCTAACAACAGCCACCTGGCTCTTGTTTTCTTTCATCTCTTTGGTAATTTCGTCCATAGTGATAGCAGTACAGCCCTCCGTAAGAAGTGAAATTTCTCCTTAATCCTTGTAGCACCGGATCATCTCGTCGTTCCTAAGGGCAAACATATCCGCGTACAAACGTTTTTATGCCATAGGAGTAGAGGTCACGCCTTCTCTCAAAACACGAAATTGAAAACCACAATCTTAGAATTCTGTGAATACCTTCGCGTATTTTCTGGTCGTTTGAAGATTCTCTATGTTTGAGCAACAAGCGTCAGTTCCGTTTTACCACCAAGTCCAGCAACAACCGGAAATGTTTTCTCGCCCGGCTTTCCGTCTCTCGGTACATATCGAACCTTCGGCGAGAAGTAGGCATACAACGCCGTATTCCGAGGGTTAGGTGTCGTATTCGGACCGGAACCGTGTACCATCAAACTATGGAAGAATAGAGCACTTCCTGCCGAAAGCGGAACATCCGCCTGTTGGTCCCCGACCTCTTTCCGATCGGTGAGTTCTGCACCCTGCTCCCGCGCAATGTGTCCCCAAGACTGCATTCCCCACAAGTGACTTCTCGGGATTACCTTGAAACAGCCATTTTCTGGTGTCGCATCGTTGAGCGCAATGCTGACGGTAACGAGGTTGGGCGGTTCCATGGGCCAATATGCTGAGTCTTGATGCAGTCCATGCGAAGACCCGTGGAATGCTGGTTTGAACATCAGTGTGCTTCTAAAGAGTAGCAGGTCTTCTTCACCAATGAGCTCTTGAACGACAGCAATTAGTTTCGGATGCTGTGCGAGGTCCCGAAAGACTTCGGAGTACTGACGCGTATTTTCTGCTTTCCGTAGCACCGGCAACCGATCTCCTTGTGTTTCGTCTTTGGCAAAGGGTTCGCGTTGCACGTGCCGACGTGCGGTTTCTGCTTGCTCTTTTTCTATATCGGACTCCTGTCCTGCAGCGAATTGGTGCAAACGATGGATCTCTGCTTGGCACGTTTCAATCTCTGCTGCCGATAACAGGTTCTCAACAACGAGGTAGCCTTCCTTTTCAAAAAATGCTTTTCGCTCCTTCAAATCCATTTTAGCCTCCAATCAATTGTTTGGCTTCCCAGATGATACTTGAAATCGCAAATCCGATATAGACGCATGAAGCGATTACCATCATGAAGGTAGAAAGCCGTTTCGGTTTTGCGAAGTCAGGTAGAAAGCGGTAGTTCATGTAAAGCGTAAGCGGCACGTAAATCGCCATCGCGAAACCGCCCATGTATGCTGCATTAAAGAGAAATCCTAATTCACTGACGTTTAACTGCTCCATCACGAAGGTTATGACGCAGCCCCCAACGATCCAGATACCCGCGATGAGGAGATACCACCAATTCAAATCTCGGTTTTGAGCCCCTTGGAAATTGGTGTAGATAATATCAGAAATGGAGCGTGATACGCCGTCAACAAGTGCGAGTTGTGTCCCGAAAAGTGTCGCTACACCAACCAACAGGAAAATTTTCTGTCCCGCCACGCCCCAGATTTCACCTAAGATGTTCGCCTCATCGTAAATAAGTCTACCAGACTCAGGGACAATCCCGTTTGGGTGTAAAACCGCGAGTGCGCCGAAAATAAAGAGCAGAATCGTAAGTGTGTTGAGTGCCCAGAAGAAAAGCATCTGGTCGTTTTTCACATACTGCCACCATGCGGTGAAGCGTTTACGATTTTCCTCTGTTACTTCAAAGAGAAAGCCTGTTGCGGGTACCTTTTCGCTCCTGCCGCGAAGTGGGTTCTGTAACCCTGGCAGCTGCGCCCCCATTCCGATATTTTTGTCACGTAGATAGAAAGTGTAAAAAAGGTTTGCTGTCCCCCCGGCACCCGCGAAGACTAATGCGATAAACAGTTGTTTCACGGACATCCCCGGGTCTTTGTAACCAACGTTTATCAACCCTGCTCCGAGTTCTTTCCACGTATCCATTGAACCGACCATGATTGCAACTAAAATCAACCCAATGGTAACGATAGCGACGAGTACCTCAACCGTGTTTTCGACGGATTGGTAGATCATTTTCGGTCCAAAAAGGATGAGCGCGACCGCTGCGAATGTCACTATCGTCCAAAAGGTATCGGAACCCCAACCGCCGGGTCCAAGCACCAGTGCTTTGAGAGCAAGTCCTGATGTTCGTGCCCATCCCGGTGCTATCCAACCCACTACTGTGAGTAGAATAAACAACGGTGCGAATCCTCGCCAGATGCGGCTGTAGCCTGTATATACCGTTTCACCTGTAGCGATTGTCCAACGTCCTACTTCAAAATTAATCCAGAGTTGGAGGAATACACCGAGGACAGCCGCCCAAATCATACTCCCACCATATTCCGCGACGATGCGGGGCCAAATCACACTCTCACCCGCACCGATCGATAAACCAACCAAGATAGCACCGGGACCCGCAATTTTCCAAAAAGGTAACTGTTTTTCTGGTAATTCGACGACTTTAAAATCGTCCAGCGGTTGATAAATTTTGGACATGTGTCTTCCTCCGGTGCGTAAGGTGTAATGTTTATATCATTGCTTCACGTAATACCTCGATTGGATGCTTTGGTTGCACACCCGTTCCGTGTTCGAGCTGATGTCTACAAGAAAACCCG
Proteins encoded:
- a CDS encoding phytanoyl-CoA dioxygenase family protein, translated to MDLKERKAFFEKEGYLVVENLLSAAEIETCQAEIHRLHQFAAGQESDIEKEQAETARRHVQREPFAKDETQGDRLPVLRKAENTRQYSEVFRDLAQHPKLIAVVQELIGEEDLLLFRSTLMFKPAFHGSSHGLHQDSAYWPMEPPNLVTVSIALNDATPENGCFKVIPRSHLWGMQSWGHIAREQGAELTDRKEVGDQQADVPLSAGSALFFHSLMVHGSGPNTTPNPRNTALYAYFSPKVRYVPRDGKPGEKTFPVVAGLGGKTELTLVAQT
- a CDS encoding M23 family metallopeptidase, which produces MNILVFTSSRGNSVRQHIISKGHILLFALTVLVLLLIGISGIGYGLFQKFHETGAEKRLQASLEENDKLMQAKLQVESELADVNEEMKDIRQMAKTIQEALGILGQGGGDSTPWESEGTENQTDAQQENAEATTDAAAHENEMLKPLTPRVLREEILPLYDYTSTHQKQIDGYPSILPVKLQQENGEKYGYWYSSPYGWRIHPLTKKREFHQGLDIKTRAGVPVIAAADGTVSKIESNGYFGKTVEITHGGDQFKTLYAHLEGYADGLKVEHEVVRGDIIGYVGNTGRSTGSHLHYGVYDAKREKWVNPINYILDQQPTFSP
- a CDS encoding Nramp family divalent metal transporter, with product MSKIYQPLDDFKVVELPEKQLPFWKIAGPGAILVGLSIGAGESVIWPRIVAEYGGSMIWAAVLGVFLQLWINFEVGRWTIATGETVYTGYSRIWRGFAPLFILLTVVGWIAPGWARTSGLALKALVLGPGGWGSDTFWTIVTFAAVALILFGPKMIYQSVENTVEVLVAIVTIGLILVAIMVGSMDTWKELGAGLINVGYKDPGMSVKQLFIALVFAGAGGTANLFYTFYLRDKNIGMGAQLPGLQNPLRGRSEKVPATGFLFEVTEENRKRFTAWWQYVKNDQMLFFWALNTLTILLFIFGALAVLHPNGIVPESGRLIYDEANILGEIWGVAGQKIFLLVGVATLFGTQLALVDGVSRSISDIIYTNFQGAQNRDLNWWYLLIAGIWIVGGCVITFVMEQLNVSELGFLFNAAYMGGFAMAIYVPLTLYMNYRFLPDFAKPKRLSTFMMVIASCVYIGFAISSIIWEAKQLIGG
- a CDS encoding extracellular solute-binding protein, which gives rise to MSYLKKSLRRCSVHIVTWGIVLCLLALPAVLFAQDELIIISPHPEGIEAEFGKNFEQWYEVQTGRTVKTDWRDVGGTSSNYRFIESEFKRVPEGINIDIFFGGGTDNYLRLSNNGWLHAYKLPEAQLEQMTQSFQGIPLYDAEHQWYGAALSSFGIMYNEQLREMLQLPKASGWQDLGDSALLGRIGAADPRESGSAHMVYEIILQTLGWEEGFSLLTKIGANVRGFSAGANAIPTDVVAGQAIYGLAIDFYAYGQIAIVGSDKIKYVVPADGTVITADPIAILKGAPNLPVAQKFLEFVLSEDAQKLWMLRDTDPEGPEWKGGLNRASVLPALYDELGERCIVPNPFSTAGNLFLYNSDKGSTRWDIVNGLFGVLIIDSHKDLVNAWKAIRKCKDPAKRDAAIAALTKMPITEEEAMEMAVSAWKDPTVRNEKRKEWGQFAKDKFKEARDLAR
- a CDS encoding CBS domain-containing protein, coding for MKENKSQVAVVSKQDGTKVELAQSNALVVYEQQEIAAEKKGFFRKPRRKSTPSHGQLVQLLLENIETFSEDEVQLFRAIFDLKTLTVQEVMIPLSEIIPLTVESPCSEISKYYRASNYCYIPVYNERVDCLLGVIDAMEILTSEHNDENLSRFVREVCYVPTLKPALALLNELRQSEIPAAIVVNEHGSCVGIVELMDILEKVIGEIAANRKRDMPRVEQLSRNEWHIDARVLISEVNTALDIQIPTDRCDTIGGFMLMLLGRLPQQGEKVEYEDLEFNMDQVLKYRISGIRVTKKVVGKTRR